The genomic interval TGAATTCATCGGAAACGACTTCATAGCCTAGTCGTCGATAGAATTCGATGGCATGTGTCTGCGCATTCAATTTTGCCTTTTTGTAACCATTTTCTTTTATAAGCGATTCCATAGCCTTAATCATTTGAGACCCGCGAGATTTGCCTCGCTGGTTATGAAGGACGCAAATGCGCTCCAGCTTACCGCAGTTATCGGTAAAGCGAACCCGGGAAGCGGCAATCGGCTCATCATTTTCATAGCCGATTAAATGAATTGCAGTCTCATCGTATTCATCGATTTCTATCTCTGGCGGTACATGCTGTTCCTTGACAAACACGATTGTGCGGACACTGTAGGCATCATCCTTTTCTTTGGATGTGGTTGCTTGTCTTATTTTCATACATATTCCTTCCCGAATACAAATGTCTCATAAACTGTCCAGATACCATTGTCAAGTTGATAAACAAGGTTGAAGCGGTCGATCTTATCCTCGAGTTGGACATCTTGCATACTGATGCTGCCGTAAATGTCCGAGTATTCATCGTCTGACAATTTTTGTGCGATCGTGATATGCGGCACGAAGGAGTATGTCCGTTCACCCGGGAATTTCCCCGTATGCATTCTTTCGGACAAATCGAATAATTCCTTGGTCTGTTCTACCTTTAAATAAATCGTATTCGTAACCGGAGCAAATGTGCTCACCTTATTGACATTGATTGAAAATGGATCTGTCTCATTGGCAATGTGCTTCAATTCGGTTATTAATGTTTCAATTTGATCATCATCAGCTTCGAATTCCTCTTTAAGCGTCAAATGTGGCGGGATAAGTGCATAATGCGGATCATAGCGTTTTCTGTAGGAGTTGATCTTATCTTGGATGGGTTTTGATGGAAAAATAACAATCCCGTACTTCATTGCAAAACCTCCTTATTTCATTTGTTATAAGTATACCCCATATTATAACAAAAACTGGGCAAGTTAAGAAAGATAAACGTCCTGAAATTTTTGTTAATTTAATTGAAAAGGGATAAAAAGGCGTGTTGTAAGTCGCTTTGCCAGTACTTCCAAGTGTGATTACCATTTTCTAGCTCGTGATAGGTATACGGGAGTCCTTTTTCCTGCAGCAATTGGTTCAGTTCACGATTCGGCGCTACGAAATCAGCTTTACCGCCATCTGTAGTTGCAACGGCTGTTTCAGCGGTGCCAACGGTGTGATAAATGGAAACTTGCTGCCGCGTTTCAGACTTTTTTACCGCTTCAAGCACTGCTGCATCAACGTATGGCGACTGCATGATTACATAACCGAATGAGTTCGGATATTTCAAGGCCGTCATCAGTGCAAGTGTTCCAGCAAGCGAATCGCCAATCAATGCCCTGGACTGTCCCATACAGTAAGTCGGCAAAAGCTTGTCCAAAAAAGGCACGGCCTCCTGCACAAGAAATTTCATATAGGCTTGCTGTTGACTGCCGGCCGGGTGATATTTTTCCCGTCGGTCATACTTGTCCTTGTAATGGATACCGACAAGGATGGTGTGTTCCATATCTCCATCTTCATGCATCTGGTC from Lentibacillus cibarius carries:
- a CDS encoding GNAT family N-acetyltransferase, which encodes MKIRQATTSKEKDDAYSVRTIVFVKEQHVPPEIEIDEYDETAIHLIGYENDEPIAASRVRFTDNCGKLERICVLHNQRGKSRGSQMIKAMESLIKENGYKKAKLNAQTHAIEFYRRLGYEVVSDEFMDAGIPHVTMVKTLT
- a CDS encoding YjcG family protein; the encoded protein is MKYGIVIFPSKPIQDKINSYRKRYDPHYALIPPHLTLKEEFEADDDQIETLITELKHIANETDPFSINVNKVSTFAPVTNTIYLKVEQTKELFDLSERMHTGKFPGERTYSFVPHITIAQKLSDDEYSDIYGSISMQDVQLEDKIDRFNLVYQLDNGIWTVYETFVFGKEYV
- a CDS encoding alpha/beta hydrolase, which translates into the protein MGRKGTMLEEQIESHHLNETMTVKIYLPEAFTPFYKYHLCIMQDGNDYYQLGRAATLSDQMHEDGDMEHTILVGIHYKDKYDRREKYHPAGSQQQAYMKFLVQEAVPFLDKLLPTYCMGQSRALIGDSLAGTLALMTALKYPNSFGYVIMQSPYVDAAVLEAVKKSETRQQVSIYHTVGTAETAVATTDGGKADFVAPNRELNQLLQEKGLPYTYHELENGNHTWKYWQSDLQHAFLSLFN